The Patescibacteria group bacterium sequence TTTCAATTGACAAAAAATATCTTATATATTAAATTATTTTTGCAACTTGCTTTACTACTATACTTCTGCCCAGTGAGTCTGTACCCTCACAGAAAGGAAGGATCCATGATCCACTATGAACTACGCAACCCTCTACTTGGTCGCTGGTTTGTAACCACTCTTATCCTCGCCCTAGTCACCACCCTCATCCCAACACTGCATTTCCAACCAACAAGTAGCTATTCGCTGATTCTGCCCCAGATAACCCCCGACTGGCTCATCTGGCCACTCAATCTGGCGCTCTTTGTCGCCACGCTGGTCTGGCTGATCACCAACCGCTTCAGCGTCTGGATTGCCGGCGCCTACAACCACTGGCTCTACCATCTGCTCTGGCTGGCTATGGCCAAGGTTGTTTGGCTGCTCTTTGGCCCGGTGCTGTCGCTTAATACCCTGATGATCACTAGTTTTGTGGTCGTATTCACTCTCATCACCTACCTAGCTATCAGGAAAATCGGCCAAGACATCTACTGGCACTTGCCAACTGTCTTTGTCGTCTACCTGATGGCTCTGCGCCTGATGCATGATGTCAGTCTACTTGGCTGGGGCAAGCCGCTCACTCTGCTAAGCAAGCAGACCATCCTGCTTTGGACTTGCTTGAAGGTAGTCAGCCTCCCCATCCTCGGTCTCCTGGCCTTGGTCTACATTGCCAGCGGCCTTTACTTGTTCGGGCAAAAAATCAAAAACAGCTGGGACAACAATCTGGATGAAAGCGAGGAAATAATCGGCCTTTTCATGTTGCTGATTGGCATCATGATTTTCCTAATCATCTTTGAACTCCCTTACCAAATCAAAGAACACCTCATCAAGCCTACTTGGCATTGGCTCTTTCCCGACTACTCCTACTAGGAGACTGGTCTGCCCCCGCCCGATTCTGTAAAACAGAATCGGGCGGGGGAATTTTTTATTTTAAAAATCAAAATTTGCCTAAACCAAAAAACGCCCCATCGCGCAAGGGAGTTTTTCGGCTGTCCTATGTGACAGATACCTAGCAAAGACCCTCTCGACTAGGGCATCTGAAGGTATTGATATTATAGCAAATTTAAAAAAGCTTGAAAAGACCCCTGTGAATAAAATAGCTATTTATCCGCAAAAAATGGCTAAAACTAGAAAAATTTTAAAAGTTTTATATATACTCAATTGACAGCCGAAAAAGAATAATATAAAATCTTTGTGGGGCTGCGTGGCAAACGCCACACGCTACGCGATCAGCATCCATGCTGGGCAAGTCGGTTTAGGTGCACCATCAACGCGTCCTAAGAGTGCTTCTTCCAGCTGATAATGGAAGCCGTTGATAACCGACACTGCGTAGCGCAGCCCCACCAACTCGGGCAAAAGGCAAGGGAGATAAACCTCCTAACGTTTCAAACCGCGTCAGCGGTGGGAGGCGACCTCGCCAATTTGCCCGCGGAGGGGAGAGTGTGCCGGACACTAATAGTCCGACAAACCTCCCCTCCCTCTTTTTTTATAAAAATTTTAAACCATTTACCATAATGATGCAGGGTTATTTTTTTTATTTAATACAAAAAAGCCCCCTTGTCTGGTTATGAACCAGACAAGGGGGCGCGAAGTTCTCAAGCCGAAATCGGCTACTCGTCAAAGGTCTCTTCGGATTCGTAATTCCGCGCCTGCAGACTACGAACCCTTTTGTAGATAGCCCGACCGGGCCAGCTCAGTAGACTCACCAACCCAAGACCAATGGGTATGAGCAGGATGTAGGTGACGTAGAAAAACGCCACAACATAAGCAGCCCACTGAGCAGCTGCCTGAAAACTCGGCAAAAGACCGAGCCCCCACAGACCTACACAGGCCAACAGACAGACACCGTAAAAAAGCACCAAACTAACGACAAAGAGCACAAAGCGCATTACCACCTACCTCCTAAAAAGAGTGAATTGTTCGTACGTTTAACGCTGTAAGATAACATTATTAAAATATTTTGTCAATTCAAAAAACCCCGCTTCGGCGGGGCTTTTATCTTTTATAAATAACTAAAGTCTTTTCTTCTATCAATCAACTCATAAGCCTTCTTCATTTCTTCGGGTGTGTTTATATAAATAATTTTGTATTTTCCAGAGGTGGTATTTTTTTCATGATCATGGAAAATTTCCAAAATATGTATCAATCCCCAATACAACCATTTACCGTTTATATTCTGCACTAAAAAATTTCTAACAGGGGGTCTATGATATATTCTAATATCCTCTTTATCTTTAAAATCAAATATTTTTCCTTCAAAATCCTCGGCCTTGATCTTATTTTTCAGGTGTTCTTGATAATTCAGTTCCTTTGGAAAACCCTGTTCTGAAGTTATTTGTAAGGTATCATTTATTTTTATAAAACCACCCATAAATTTATTGCCTAATAGGCATTACCAAATAAATATATTTGTCATTACCAACTGGCTGAAGTAGCCCTGGTGATGAATTATTGTTTATCTTCATATTTACTTCACTGGTACCCAGCTGATTAAGGCCATCTAGTAAATAGCGGTAGTTAAAGACAATATCATTTTCTTCTCCTTTTATTTCTGCTGAGACATTGGCAATTGAAGTACCAGTATTTGATGAAGCAGTAGCGATAATTATTTTTTGAGACTTGGCATCAAAACTAAGTCTTATATCATTAATACCTTGTTTGCAAAACAGAGCCACTGATTTTATAGCTGGGACAAGCTTACTAATATTGCACTTGGCTTCAGTTTTGAATTCAGCTGGAATAATTTGACTATAATCTGGGTATTTACCATCTATTACACGCGATATGAGCTCTACTCCATCAAGCTCAAACATTATCTGATTTTCATTAAAAAATATTTTGAGTTTTTTGTCCTGCTGGTCATTTAGAATCCTAGCTAATTCTTGTAAAGTTTTGAGAGGAATTATTAGGTTTTTGTTTTCCCCGTTTTCTACTGGGATTTTCTTTTCAGCCAAACGGTAGCTATCAGTAGCTGCTAGAGTAAGTTCATTTTTTTGAAAGTTGAAGTTTACAGCATTTATTTCAATCCTTGAGACATCTAGTGACGCGGCTAGTAGCACTTGAGAAAGACTTTTTTTCAAGTCAGCGATTGAGATTTCTACCATGTTATGTTTTTCTATTTCTGGTATCAGAGGAAAGTCTTCAGCAAGCATGCCTTTGATAGAGGTTTCTTGGTTGGCACTTTTTATTTCTAGGTTATCTCCGTCCAAGTTGATTTCAATATTTTCTCTGGGAAGAAAAGAAACAAAGTTGTGAATCAATTTAGCATCTACTGTAAACTCGCCTGACTTTTCTATTTTTCCTCTAATTGATGCTTTGATACCAATTTCCAAATCAGTAGTGATCAAAGTGAGATCGTTTTTTTCTGCTTTCAATAATACATTATTCAAAATTGGCAAGTTGGAACTTTTGTTGGCAATGTTTGATACCAAAGATAATCCTTTATTCAAATTTTCCTGAGTGCAAACAATTTTCATATTATTATTGTTTAATTATTTATATATAAAATTTAGTAGTAGTTATAGGCACGGTGGATATGTTTATAAGTGGAGAAAAATTTTGGTAAAGCCTAGGAAAATTTGTTTTTATTTTGGATTTTAGCTGGTGGACAATCAGTTCACAAAAATGTTGATAAGAGGTTTTTTTGTGAATAAGTTTTGAGACTTTATTTTGATCGGTGGATAAGCTGGTGTTTATACACAGTTAGTTATAAAACTTTACACAAGGTTATAAAAAACTTATAAACAATTTATTCACGCAATTTTTGTGAATCTTTAATTGCGTTCATAGATTTTTGTCTTTAAAACTAAGATGTCATTTTTAATTCTATCATCAGATTCAATTAAGGTGGTTACTTTGACACAGGCGTGCATGGCAGTGGTGTGATCTCGTCCGCCTATTTCTTGCCCGATGTTTGGGTAAGAGGCTTTAAGCTCTTCTCTCATCAAAAACATAGCAATTTGTCGGGGCACTACCAATTCTTTTTTGCGGCTGGCGCCCAAGAGATTTTCCATGCTAATGTCGTAAAATTCTGAAATGACTGTCAAAAGTCTTTTGGGGGTCAGTCCCGCCTTTCTAGGATTGGCAGCAATACCTCCCAAAATGGATTTTACGCTCTCTAAACTAGGAGTGGTGTTGTTGAGTTGATGAAAAGCAATAATTCTATTTAGAGCGCCTTCTAACTCGCGGATATTTTCTTGAATAGTTTCAGCAATATATTGAACTATCTTTGGGTCAAGATTATATTTTTTTTCTTGGGCCTTAATTTCTAAAATAGCCACTCTAGTTTCTAGATCAGGAGAAGAAATATCGGCAATCATCCCCCACTCAAAACGGGAAATCAACCTGTTCTCTACTTCTTGGATAGCTTTTGGTGGTCTATCAGAAGATATAACTATTTGTTTATTGTTTTGGTGAAGGGCATTGAAAGTATGGAAAAATTCCTCTTGAGTTTGTTCTTTTCCGGCTATAAACTGGATATCATCAATCAAAAGCACGTCAATATTTCTATACATTTGCTTAAATTTGTCAGTTTGTCCCGATTTTATAGCAAAAATAAAGTCATTGGTAAATTTTTCGCTATTAATATAAAGGACCCTTTTACTAGGATCTTTGGCTAATATATAATTACCAACAGCTTGGACTAGGTGAGTTTTTCCCAAACCTACACCACCATATATAAATAAAGGATTGTAGATTTCACCAGGTTTTTGAGCAGCCGCATGAGCAGCCGCTTGGGCCAACTCATTGCCTGGTCCAACAACAAAGGTTTCAAACTTATAGTGAGGATTTAGGCCAAATTTACTGACACTTTGGCCATTAGAAGGATTGCTGGAGTTATGCACATAGGAGGTTTTTTCTTTATTAATATTTTCAACATTTTCGCTAATGTCAGCCATCTTTTCCTTTGTTATGACCCTGTAGATAACCTGTAGATTATTTTTTGATAACACATTTTCCAGAGCTGATATAATTTTGTCGTGGTACTTCTTTTCCAACCATACTTTGGTAAAGGCATTGGGCACTCCAACCACCACTTGGTCTGATTCAACACTGGCAATAAAGGTATTTTTAAACCAAGTAGTAAAGTTTGCTTTACTGATTAAAAGTTCTAATTCACCCAGGGTATTTTCCCAGATTTTATCGTAATTTTCCATATTTTTAGCTTTGTTTTAGCCCGAAAACTTAGTCTATATTACTATAGCACAAATAAAACTTTACCAAAATACAGACTTTAGTTGAAAAAATGTGAACAGCTTGTGGATAATTGTGGATAACTTTCAAGACTCTGTTAGTCTTGATAAATAGGGTGGAATATGTTATTGTTCAGACGTTATAATTATTAAAGATAGCTAGGTATTTTATATGACCAAAAGAACCTATCAGCCAAAAACCAGAAAAAGAGCCAAGACTCATGGTTTTCGTGCCCGCATGTCTAGCAAAAGCGGTCGCCAAGTATTGTCTAGCCGCAGAAAAAAAGGCAGAAAAAGCCTGGCTGTTTAATTTACCTAATATTAGGCAAAAACTATGTTGCCTAAAATTTTTAGACTTCATCAAGATAAGGAAATAAAAGACTTGGTTAAGAATGGCCAAAGCTTTTTTTTGCCGCAACTAGTGATTAAGTATAAAAAAAATCAAGAGGGGCCTAGTCGTTTTGCTTTTGTGGTTTCTACTAAGGTTGATAAGCGGGCAGTAATCAGAAATAGATTGCAAAGACAAATGCGTGAAATTGTCCGGATAGCGCTACCAAAGCTTAAGACAGGGTATGTTGTGCTAATAATAGCCAAAAAATCTGCCTTGGAGTTGGATTTTAGCACTTTGGGTCGGCAACTAGACTTTGCTTTTAAAAAAATAAGCCTTTATAATCAAGGTCAAAATGATAAAAAAACTAGTTTTAAAACTAATTAGGCTTTATCAAAAGACTTTATCTCCGGACACGGGCTGGTTTAAGGTGTTTTATCCTCATGGTTATTGCCGATTTTACCCGCATTGTAGCGAATATGGCTATCAGGCTATAGATAAATATGGACTTTTAAAAGGTGGATCAAAAGCTGTTTGGCGGGTTATAAGATGCAATCCCTTATCAAGCGGTGGCCATGATCCAGTAAAATAATTAAAATAACTTTCATGTGGATTTTTAACAAATTTTTCTACGAACCAATTTTCAATCTTTTGGTTTATATATACAATAGTATTCCTGGCCATGATTTGGGTCTGGCAATTATTATTTTGACTTTGATCATCAGACTGCTTCTTTATATCCCTTCCAAAAAATCTATCAAAGCTCAAAAAGAATTGGCCACCTTACAACCGGAGATAGAAGAGCTCAAAGAAAAATATAAAGCGGACAAAGAAAAGATGGGTCCGGAGCTGATGGCACTTTACAAAAAAAGAGGAGTCAATCCCCTTTCGTCTTGTCTGCCAATGGTCATTCAGTTGCCATTTCTTTTTGCCATCTATAGAGTTTTCTTCAATGGCCTGACTGATGAGCACGCCACAGATGTCTTGTATTCTTTTGTTACTAACCCCGGTGTACTCAATCCTTTAGCTTTTGGATTTTTTAATCTAGCAGAAAAAAGTATTTTGCTGGCAGTGTTGGCTGGTTTGGCTCAGTTTTGGCAATCTAAAATGATGATGGCCAAAAAAAGACCAGGCAGCAGCTCGGTCATGGCTGGTATGAGCGGACAGATGTTGTATATATTTCCTGTGATTACAATTTTTATTGGTTCTAGTTTTCCAGCTGGTTTGACATTTTATTGGTTACTGACAACTATATTTTCTATTGTTCAACAATACATTGTTTTGGGCACTCGTAAAGCTAAAACTAGTGATGAAAAAACAGTCGAAAATACTAGTGAAAAAAAAGAATAAAATATTTGTTCAATATTTTATAAATATATAAAAAACCCTTTATTTAAAGGGTTTTTTCTTATAGTAATATGATAGTTTTTAGGCAAAGGTTCGGTCGCTACCGACTATGATTTTTAATTTTTCCGGGATTACTTTTATCTCAGCTGGAGTTTTCATAATCACCTGATCATCAGTTACAATAGCAACTTGGTCTTCGGCTAGAGAGCCGATTTTTATTTTGGTAAATTGTAGCACTGTCTCCTCTATTTTCTTTTTACCAAACACTCCAGAGCGTATGGGAGTAATCACTGCTTCTAGTATTCCATCAATCGGAGAAGAATAAGAATTTTTTTCATCGGAAAAATTGTATAAAGTTATTTTGCTTTTTTCAGTGACGGGAGAGACTTTATAGTCATTGTACTCTATTGTGACATCACCGCTTTCAATTTGAGCAGTATTTACAAAATAATAATTATTTATTTTTCCTAGGTCTATTTTTTTTATAATGCGTGAAGCCAAAACGTCACAAGCCAAGATTTTGGGAGGTATACCCAGCGTCTTGGCAATAGGGTTGTCGTTATCAATTGGTATCAGTCCGAGTGTAACATCCAAATCAGCCACCACATTGATGACCTTGGCAAAAGTTTGAGCGTTTCCAATCGCTACGACAGTTTGTACTCCCTCTTTGACACCATCAGTAATCATCTCTTTCATATTTTTGAGAACTGACAACCTAGCAATCTTTCCTTTGATGCCTAGGTCAGTCAATCTCTTTTCAATTTTTACCAAAAGGTCGCTATATTTTTTGTCGCTCAGAAAGGAGTCATAAATATAAAGATACATAAAGCTTGGCTCCTAGAAATTTTTATTTCTCGTTTTCTTCTTTTCTAATTGGCTCGGCCTTTTTATTTTCTTTGGGCTCTTCAGTGGAAATATTGCCAATTGGCATATCCAGAGTGCCTTTGAGTAGTGCGCCACTTTCAATGGAAATAATTTGAGCCTTGATGTCGCCCAAAATCATGGCCGTACCGGTTATTTCCAGCTTTCCTTTAACATTAATATTTCCTCTAACCTTACCGGAAATAAAGGCATTGTTGGCCTTGATATTGGCATCAACTACAGCATTTTGGCCTATTTTTAGGTTATTTTTGGTTTGTAAGTTACCTACCAAAATACCTTCTATGACCAAATCCCCTTCGCCTTTAAAATCTCCCTCTACTTTGACTGAAGGGCCAATAATGGTTTCAATACTCTTTGAGTTTGGGGCAACTGATTGATTTTTAGAAAACATAGATTTTATATTATAATTAAATTTTAGGTAGTTTCTGTCCCTTAATAGTAGCCAATTCGAGCATTAATGTAAAGAGATAAAACCCCTGATCAAAGCCTTAGTATAGACATTTTATACCTTATATATTAGAATAACTACGTTTTTAAAAATATACTAGTTAAAATATGGGCTTAATAAAGGATGCTAGAAATTATGCTATTGAACAAATAAATCAATATGGTAGCCCAGCTATTGAGCTTTTTGAAATATCAGAGAAAAAAGCTCTAGAGTTAGCCAAAAAATTAAATCTTGAGATAGAGACTGTTTTAGTCGGTATAGCTCTTATGGACATAAGGCTCGGACAAGCCTTGTCAGAAGGAAGGATCAGCGAGCACGTTGCTATGAGTGTTGAGGCTAGCCGAGATTTTTTGGCTAATTATAATATTGATGAGAAAAAGAAAGAAAATATTATAAATTGTGTGGCTGCTCACCATAAAGACGTAGAATTCACTTGTCCGGAGGCTGAGCTCTGTGCTAATGCTGATAGTTATCGTTTTTTGACGCCAAGAGGCATATTTATATATTTTCATTTATTAGTCAGTGAAAGACAAGTTAGTTTTTTAGAAACACTGGCCGCTGTCGAGGCTAAAATGGATGAAAAATATAATATTTTGTCTTTAGAAATTTGTAAGAATGAGCTTGAAGAAAATTATAAAATG is a genomic window containing:
- the dnaN gene encoding DNA polymerase III subunit beta, producing the protein MKIVCTQENLNKGLSLVSNIANKSSNLPILNNVLLKAEKNDLTLITTDLEIGIKASIRGKIEKSGEFTVDAKLIHNFVSFLPRENIEINLDGDNLEIKSANQETSIKGMLAEDFPLIPEIEKHNMVEISIADLKKSLSQVLLAASLDVSRIEINAVNFNFQKNELTLAATDSYRLAEKKIPVENGENKNLIIPLKTLQELARILNDQQDKKLKIFFNENQIMFELDGVELISRVIDGKYPDYSQIIPAEFKTEAKCNISKLVPAIKSVALFCKQGINDIRLSFDAKSQKIIIATASSNTGTSIANVSAEIKGEENDIVFNYRYLLDGLNQLGTSEVNMKINNNSSPGLLQPVGNDKYIYLVMPIRQ
- the dnaA gene encoding chromosomal replication initiator protein DnaA, whose amino-acid sequence is MENYDKIWENTLGELELLISKANFTTWFKNTFIASVESDQVVVGVPNAFTKVWLEKKYHDKIISALENVLSKNNLQVIYRVITKEKMADISENVENINKEKTSYVHNSSNPSNGQSVSKFGLNPHYKFETFVVGPGNELAQAAAHAAAQKPGEIYNPLFIYGGVGLGKTHLVQAVGNYILAKDPSKRVLYINSEKFTNDFIFAIKSGQTDKFKQMYRNIDVLLIDDIQFIAGKEQTQEEFFHTFNALHQNNKQIVISSDRPPKAIQEVENRLISRFEWGMIADISSPDLETRVAILEIKAQEKKYNLDPKIVQYIAETIQENIRELEGALNRIIAFHQLNNTTPSLESVKSILGGIAANPRKAGLTPKRLLTVISEFYDISMENLLGASRKKELVVPRQIAMFLMREELKASYPNIGQEIGGRDHTTAMHACVKVTTLIESDDRIKNDILVLKTKIYERN
- the rpmH gene encoding 50S ribosomal protein L34 gives rise to the protein MTKRTYQPKTRKRAKTHGFRARMSSKSGRQVLSSRRKKGRKSLAV
- the rnpA gene encoding ribonuclease P protein component translates to MLPKIFRLHQDKEIKDLVKNGQSFFLPQLVIKYKKNQEGPSRFAFVVSTKVDKRAVIRNRLQRQMREIVRIALPKLKTGYVVLIIAKKSALELDFSTLGRQLDFAFKKISLYNQGQNDKKTSFKTN
- the yidD gene encoding membrane protein insertion efficiency factor YidD, which encodes MKKLVLKLIRLYQKTLSPDTGWFKVFYPHGYCRFYPHCSEYGYQAIDKYGLLKGGSKAVWRVIRCNPLSSGGHDPVK
- a CDS encoding YidC/Oxa1 family membrane protein insertase translates to MWIFNKFFYEPIFNLLVYIYNSIPGHDLGLAIIILTLIIRLLLYIPSKKSIKAQKELATLQPEIEELKEKYKADKEKMGPELMALYKKRGVNPLSSCLPMVIQLPFLFAIYRVFFNGLTDEHATDVLYSFVTNPGVLNPLAFGFFNLAEKSILLAVLAGLAQFWQSKMMMAKKRPGSSSVMAGMSGQMLYIFPVITIFIGSSFPAGLTFYWLLTTIFSIVQQYIVLGTRKAKTSDEKTVENTSEKKE
- a CDS encoding polymer-forming cytoskeletal protein, coding for MFSKNQSVAPNSKSIETIIGPSVKVEGDFKGEGDLVIEGILVGNLQTKNNLKIGQNAVVDANIKANNAFISGKVRGNINVKGKLEITGTAMILGDIKAQIISIESGALLKGTLDMPIGNISTEEPKENKKAEPIRKEENEK